In Capricornis sumatraensis isolate serow.1 chromosome 16, serow.2, whole genome shotgun sequence, a genomic segment contains:
- the CFAP300 gene encoding cilia- and flagella-associated protein 300 isoform X2, with product MASGEPGDLGVYSFRFLPQKTFQSLSTPQTTSRLRQWSMLGRIEAQAFGFDQTFQTYRKDDFVMAFFKDPNVIPNLKLLSESSGEWLTLGTEVKKVEAINVPCTQLSMSFFNRLYDEAIVRDNGYIVKCLDSFCDPFLISDELRKVLLVEDSEKYEVFSQPDREEFLFCLFKHLCLGGALCQYEDVINPYLETTKLIYKDLDSVGVCYPSTKSHEQTFSYFIVDPIKRHVHVLYHCYGVGEVS from the exons ATGGCGTCCGGGGAGCCAGGCGATTTGGGCGTCTACAGCTTCAGATTCCTGCCTCAGAAAACCTTCCAGTCTCTGAGCACCCCGCAGACTACCAGCCGGCTCCGCCAGTG GTCTATGCTGGGTAGAATCGAGGCGCAGGCGTTCGGGTTTGACCAGACGTTTCAGACTTATCGCAAGGATGATTTCGTTATG GCCTTTTTCAAAGATCCAAATGTCATTCCCAATTTGAAATTACTTTCAGAATCTTCTGGAGAGTGGCTTACATTAG GAACTGAAGTGAAAAAAGTTGAAGCTATAAACGTTCCTTGCACACAGCTTTCAATGTCATTTTTTAATCGGTTATATGATGAAGCTATTGTACGAGACAATGGCTATATTGTTAAATGTCTAGATTCTTTTTGTGATCCCTTCCTTATTTCTGATGAGTTACGAAAA GTTTTGCTAGTGGAAGACTCAGAAAAATATGAGGTATTCAGCCAACCAGATAGAGAAGAGTTCCTGTTTTGTCTTTTCAAACATCTTTGCCTTGGTGGAGCCCTTTGTCAATATGAAGATGTAATTAATCCATATCTGGAAACAACAAAACTTATCTATAAGGATCTA GATTCTGTTGGTGTGTGCTACCCTTCAACAAAGAGTCATGAACAgacattttcttactttattgTGGATCCTATTAAGCGTCATGTTCATGTTTTATACCACTGTTATGGCGTGGGGGAAGTGTCTTAA
- the CFAP300 gene encoding cilia- and flagella-associated protein 300 isoform X3 has translation MASGEPGDLGVYSFRFLPQKTFQSLSTPQTTSRLRQWSMLGRIEAQAFGFDQTFQTYRKDDFVMAFFKDPNVIPNLKLLSESSGEWLTLGFASGRLRKI, from the exons ATGGCGTCCGGGGAGCCAGGCGATTTGGGCGTCTACAGCTTCAGATTCCTGCCTCAGAAAACCTTCCAGTCTCTGAGCACCCCGCAGACTACCAGCCGGCTCCGCCAGTG GTCTATGCTGGGTAGAATCGAGGCGCAGGCGTTCGGGTTTGACCAGACGTTTCAGACTTATCGCAAGGATGATTTCGTTATG GCCTTTTTCAAAGATCCAAATGTCATTCCCAATTTGAAATTACTTTCAGAATCTTCTGGAGAGTGGCTTACATTAG GTTTTGCTAGTGGAAGACTCAGAAAAATATGA
- the CFAP300 gene encoding cilia- and flagella-associated protein 300 isoform X1, translated as MASGEPGDLGVYSFRFLPQKTFQSLSTPQTTSRLRQWSMLGRIEAQAFGFDQTFQTYRKDDFVMAFFKDPNVIPNLKLLSESSGEWLTLGTEVKKVEAINVPCTQLSMSFFNRLYDEAIVRDNGYIVKCLDSFCDPFLISDELRKVLLVEDSEKYEVFSQPDREEFLFCLFKHLCLGGALCQYEDVINPYLETTKLIYKDLVSVRKNPQTKKIQITSSIFKVTAYDSVGVCYPSTKSHEQTFSYFIVDPIKRHVHVLYHCYGVGEVS; from the exons ATGGCGTCCGGGGAGCCAGGCGATTTGGGCGTCTACAGCTTCAGATTCCTGCCTCAGAAAACCTTCCAGTCTCTGAGCACCCCGCAGACTACCAGCCGGCTCCGCCAGTG GTCTATGCTGGGTAGAATCGAGGCGCAGGCGTTCGGGTTTGACCAGACGTTTCAGACTTATCGCAAGGATGATTTCGTTATG GCCTTTTTCAAAGATCCAAATGTCATTCCCAATTTGAAATTACTTTCAGAATCTTCTGGAGAGTGGCTTACATTAG GAACTGAAGTGAAAAAAGTTGAAGCTATAAACGTTCCTTGCACACAGCTTTCAATGTCATTTTTTAATCGGTTATATGATGAAGCTATTGTACGAGACAATGGCTATATTGTTAAATGTCTAGATTCTTTTTGTGATCCCTTCCTTATTTCTGATGAGTTACGAAAA GTTTTGCTAGTGGAAGACTCAGAAAAATATGAGGTATTCAGCCAACCAGATAGAGAAGAGTTCCTGTTTTGTCTTTTCAAACATCTTTGCCTTGGTGGAGCCCTTTGTCAATATGAAGATGTAATTAATCCATATCTGGAAACAACAAAACTTATCTATAAGGATCTAGTGAG TGTTCGGAAGAATCCTCAGaccaagaaaatacaaattacctcttctatttttaaagttacagCATAT GATTCTGTTGGTGTGTGCTACCCTTCAACAAAGAGTCATGAACAgacattttcttactttattgTGGATCCTATTAAGCGTCATGTTCATGTTTTATACCACTGTTATGGCGTGGGGGAAGTGTCTTAA